The DNA region TATTTGCAGCGGATTACTCCCAAATCGAGCTTCGTGTCCTTGCGCACATTGCTAATGATGAAAAACTTGTTGAAGCATTTAAAGAGAATATGGATATCCATACAAAAACAGCAATGGATGTATTTCATGTAGGGAAAGATGAAGTTACATCGAACATGAGGAGACAAGCAAAGGCTGTTAACTTTGGAATTGTATATGGAATCAGCGACTATGGATTATCCCAGAGCTTGGGGATAACGCGCAAGGAAGCTGGTGAATTCATCGATCGTTACTTGGAGAGCTTTCCGGGAGTCAAGGAATACATGACAGACATTGTCCAGGAAGCGAAGCAAAATGGTTATGTTTCCACATTGCTTCACCGAAGAAGATATATCCCTGAAATCACCAGCCGCAACTTTAATTTGAGAAGCTTTGCTGAAAGGACTGCAATGAATACACCGATTCAAGGAAGTGCAGCGGATATCATCAAGCTGGCGATGATCCAGATGGCAGACCGGTTAAAGGAAGAAAATCTGGAAACACGCCTGTTGCTGCAGGTTCACGATGAATTGATCTTTGAAGCACCGGAAAAAGAAATTGAAACATTGAAAAAAATCGTTCCTGAAGTGATGGAGAATGCCATCTCACTAGAAGTGCCATTGAAGGTGGACTTCGCTTATGGATCGACTTGGTATGATGCAAAATAGTTCATTTTGGGGTGAAAGCAATGCCTGAACTTCCAGAGGTAGAAACTGTCAGAAGAACATTAACGGAATTAGTGGTGGGGAGAACCATATCAGATGTAAAAGTGATGTGGCCCAAAATCATTAAGCATCCCGAAGAAGTACAGGAATTTTGTACTTTGCTTAGGGGTGAAACGATTCATTCAGTCGGTAGGAGAGGGAAATTCCTCATTTTTTATCTTGATCAATTTACCCTTGTCTCCCATTTACGGATGGAAGGGAAATATGGACTTTTCAATGCTGAAGATCCCATGGATCTTCACACCCATATTACGTTCACATTTGAAGATGGTTTTGAATTGAGGTATAAGGATGTCCGGAAATTCGGCACGATGCACCTATTTCAAAAGGGAGCTGAATTTGATGTGCTCCCATTGAAAAAATTAGGGCCTGAACCTTTTTCCAAGGAGTTTTCCTTGCAAATGCTGACTGAAAAACTACAAAAAACGGAAAGGGCCGTCAAAGCTGTCCTCCTCGATCAAAATGTCGTGGTGGGCCTTGGCAATATTTATGTGGATGAAGTCCTTTTCCGTGCGGGCGTCCATCCTGAAAAGAAAGCAAGTTCACTCACTCCTTCCGAAGTAGAAAGGATTCATAAAGAAACGATAAAGACTTTGCAGGAGGCTGTTGACAAAGGGGGAAGCACGATCCGGTCGTATCTCAATTCGCAAGGGCAGATCGGGATGTTTCAATTGAGCCTGTTTGTTTACGGACGTAAAGGAGAACCATGCAGGGTTTGCGGCACCGAGATAGAAAAATTTGTAGCTGCTGGCCGCGGAACACATATATGTCCTTCTTGTCAGAAAAGAACTTAAAATGGACCTTTAACAGTGTTCTAGCTCCTT from Falsibacillus albus includes:
- the mutM gene encoding DNA-formamidopyrimidine glycosylase — protein: MPELPEVETVRRTLTELVVGRTISDVKVMWPKIIKHPEEVQEFCTLLRGETIHSVGRRGKFLIFYLDQFTLVSHLRMEGKYGLFNAEDPMDLHTHITFTFEDGFELRYKDVRKFGTMHLFQKGAEFDVLPLKKLGPEPFSKEFSLQMLTEKLQKTERAVKAVLLDQNVVVGLGNIYVDEVLFRAGVHPEKKASSLTPSEVERIHKETIKTLQEAVDKGGSTIRSYLNSQGQIGMFQLSLFVYGRKGEPCRVCGTEIEKFVAAGRGTHICPSCQKRT